DNA from Haloferax volcanii DS2:
GAGCTGGAGACCCGCTACCGAACCGACGACGGCTACCGAGAGGTCGATATCGCGCAGTACACCCTCGCGGAGAGCCTCACTGTCCAACCGGACGAACAAGAGACACGGGACGTGTCACTCGACATTCCCCACGGGACGCCCGTCACACTCGGGAACGTCGACGTGTGGGTCGAGACCGAACTCGACATCGAACTGGCCGTCGACCCCGAAGACAAAGACTACCTGAACGTCCAGCCGACGCCGCGGCTGCAAGCCGTCTTCGACGCGCTCGACGACCTCGGCTTCTCGCTGCACACCGCCGAGTGCGAGGCCGACCCCCACGGCGTGTTCACCTCGTCGCGGCGCTTCGTCCAAGAGTTCGAGTTCCGACCCACGTCGGGTCCGTTCGCCGGCGATGTAGACGAACTCGAAGTCGTGCCGCGACCGGACGAAGACGCGCTCGAACTGTTCCTCGAAGTCGACCGCCGCGGCGGCGTGCTGAGCGAGCTCAGCGACTTAGACGAGCGGACCGTCCAGACGACGGTTCGGACCACCGACGTGAGCGACGTGCGCGACGAGCTGGAGTCGCTGATTCGCGCCAACGCCTGACGGCGGCGCACGGGACGAATTACCCCAACTCACTTCCGGCGACCCAACGTTTTTGCGTCGATTCGGCGTATCTCTGCCGGCATGACGACACTCGAAGACATCGACCTGGACTTCGTCCCGTTCGGCCAGACGGGTCTCCAGACGAGCGAACTCCAGTTCGGGACGTGGCGGTTCGGCAAGGAGACCGAACAGGGCAACGTCGAAATCGACGAGGAGCGCGCGCACGAACTGCTCGACGCTTACGAGGCGGCCGGCGGGCGCTTCATCGACACCGCAGACATCTACGGCGGCGGCGCGAGCGAGCGCTGGATCGGCGACTGGCTCGAAGACCGAGACCGAGAGCGCTTCACCATCGCGTCCAAAATCTACTGGCAGATTCGCGACGGCGACCCGAACAGCCGCGGGACGAACCGGAAGAACGTCCGCCACCGCATCGACGCCCTACTCGACCGCCTCGACACCGACTACGTTGACGTGCTCTACATCCACCGCTGGGACGACGAGACGCCCACGCGCGAGATGATGAAGACGCTCAACGGCCTCGTCGAAGACGGGAAGGTCCACTACCTCGGCGCGTCGACGCTCCGACCGAACGCCTGGAAAGTGGCGAGGGCGAACGAAATCGCCCGCGCCGAGGGCTGGGAGCCGTTCACGGTCGCACAGCCGCGGTACAACCTCGTCGACCGCGAAATCGAAGGGGATTACTTGGAGATGACCCGCTCGTACGGCATCGCGGTCTGCCCGTGGAGCCCGCTCGGACAGGGCTTTCTCACCGGAAAGTACACCCGCGAGGACGGTCTCACCGGCGAGTCCCGCGCCGCGGAGTCCAGCCGGTTCGAGGAGTCGTATCTGACCGAGGAGAACTTCGACG
Protein-coding regions in this window:
- a CDS encoding sporulation protein translates to MKKVLARIGIGNATVDTVLPSDTVRPGETVDAEVRIEGGSAEQEIGKVRFELETRYRTDDGYREVDIAQYTLAESLTVQPDEQETRDVSLDIPHGTPVTLGNVDVWVETELDIELAVDPEDKDYLNVQPTPRLQAVFDALDDLGFSLHTAECEADPHGVFTSSRRFVQEFEFRPTSGPFAGDVDELEVVPRPDEDALELFLEVDRRGGVLSELSDLDERTVQTTVRTTDVSDVRDELESLIRANA
- a CDS encoding aldo/keto reductase is translated as MTTLEDIDLDFVPFGQTGLQTSELQFGTWRFGKETEQGNVEIDEERAHELLDAYEAAGGRFIDTADIYGGGASERWIGDWLEDRDRERFTIASKIYWQIRDGDPNSRGTNRKNVRHRIDALLDRLDTDYVDVLYIHRWDDETPTREMMKTLNGLVEDGKVHYLGASTLRPNAWKVARANEIARAEGWEPFTVAQPRYNLVDREIEGDYLEMTRSYGIAVCPWSPLGQGFLTGKYTREDGLTGESRAAESSRFEESYLTEENFDVHDELDAVAGEVDATPAQTALAWLMHRDGVTAPIVGARTVEQLTENLEAATIDLTDEQVDRLTGAKPDPYVGL